One part of the Solanum dulcamara chromosome 8, daSolDulc1.2, whole genome shotgun sequence genome encodes these proteins:
- the LOC129901420 gene encoding putative axial regulator YABBY 2 isoform X5, translated as MMTVVTVRCGHCSNLLSVNIGPSLQSPPLQNIQQRQNDSSFEDGISRGYGSSSSSTDSYHRFSPMPTDHDQPRSPPIRPPEKRQRVPSAYNRFIKEEIQRIKASNPDITHREAFSTAAKNWAHFPHIHFGLKLDGNKHIK; from the exons ATGATGACAGTAGTGACAGTAAGGTGCGGACACTGCTCAAATTTGCTTTCTGTTAATATTGGACCTTCCCTTCAGTCTCCTCCCCTTCAGAATATACAG CAGAGACAAAATGATTCAAGTTTTGAAGATGGGATAAGTAGAGGCTATGGGTCATCATCCTCTTCTACAGATTCATATCACAGATTTTCTCCCATGCCTACTGATCATGATCAACCTAGATCCCCTCCTATTCGCC CACCGGAGAAAAGACAACGTGTTCCTTCTGCCTACAATAGATTTATCAa GGAGGAGATCCAAAGGATAAAGGCAAGCAATCCTGATATTACTCACAGAGAAGCTTTTAGCACTGCTGCCAAAAAT TGGGCACATTTCCCTCATATCCACTTTGGACTCAAGCTGGATGGCAATAAacacattaaataa
- the LOC129900412 gene encoding ubiquitin carboxyl-terminal hydrolase 8, whose product MDNPSEDSSQQQQTESSVKDDQRVYFVPYRWWKEAQDSAPSDGKSAILYAVAPAPSYGGPMKLIGNIFSPDVAFNLRREDESLSQNQENGEVGVSGRDYALVPGDIWLQALKWHSNSKAAAKNGKSFSATDEDIADVYPLQLRLSVSRETSSLGVRISKKDNTVECFRRACRIFSVDTEPSRIWDLSGQTALFFSNENNKMIKDSQKQSEQDLLLELQVYGLSDSVKNKAKKDEMSMPYLNGSSLLMNGSGSGITSNLTRSSSSSFSGGSCEAGTLGLTGLQNLGNTCFMNSALQCLAHTPKLVDYFLGDYKREINHDNPLGMNGEIASAFGELLKKLWAPGASPVAPRAFKVQLAHFAPQFSGFNQHDSQEVLAFLLDGLHEDLNRVKNKPYVEAKDGDDRPDEEIADEYWNYHRARNDSIIVDVCQGQYRSTLVCPVCKKVSITFDPFMYLSLPLPSTSMRSMTLTVIKSGSDLQISTFTITVPKDGKLEDLIRALSAACSLEADETLLVAEIYNNRIIRYLEEPADSLSLIRDGDRLVAYRLHKGTKEAPLVMFTHQQIDEHYTYGKLTSNWKAFGIPLAAHYRVLKGSDVCSLYLQLLTPFLVQNRAQADEHNFDRSSTEVCIDMEPDDKRVNGFPESIAEENVAEHLDMEFHFYISDDKAIAKGPEIVMNEPLQSTDIPGRLNVLVNWSPKMLEKYNTSLFSSLPEVFKSGFFGKRPQDSVSLYKCLEAFLKEEPLGPEDMWFCPGCKEHRQATKKLDLWRLPEILVIHLKRFSYSRFLKNKLETYVDFPTHDLDLSSYMAYKDGKSSYQYMLYAISNHYGSMGGGHYTAFVHQGADRWYDFDDSHVSPISKDKIKTSAAYVLFYRRVEET is encoded by the exons ATGGATAACCCATCGGAGGATTCTTCTCAACAGCAACAGACCGAATCTTCTGTAAAAGATGACCAGCGAGTTTATTTCGTTCCTTACAG GTGGTGGAAGGAGGCACAGGATTCAGCACCATCAGATGGGAAGTCAGCGATCTTGTATGCAGTAGCACCAGCTCCATCTTATGGAGGGCCAATGAAACTCATTGGCAACATATTTAGCCCAGACGTCGCATTTAACTTGAGGAGAGAGGATGAATCTTTGTCACAGAATCAGGAGAATGGTGAAGTTGGAGTATCAGGCCGGGACTATGCGTTGGTCCCTGGCGACATATGGTTGCAGGCACTCAAATG GCACAGTAACTCTAAAGCTGCTGCTAAGAATGGAAAAAGCTTTTCAGCTACAGATGAGGATATTGCAGATGTCTATCCTTTACAGCTGAGGCTTTCTGTTTCGCGGGAAACCAGTTCCTTAGGAGTCAGGATAAGCAAAAAG GACAATACAGTCGAATGCTTTAGAAGAGCCTGCAGAATTTTTAGTGTGGATACAGAACCC TCAAGGATTTGGGATTTATCTGGGCAGACAGCGTTgtttttttcaaatgaaaataataagatGATCAAAGACTCTCAGAAACAGTCCGAGCAAGAT CTGCTCTTGGAGTTGCAGGTTTATGGGTTATCAGATTCTGttaaaaataaagcaaaaaagGATGAGATGTCAATGCCATACCTTAATGGTTCTTCTCTTCTGATGAATGGTTCTGGCAGTGGTATAACCTCTAATCTCACTAGGAGCAGTTCGTCATCCTTTTCTGGAGGTTCATGTGAAGCTGGTACCTTGGGTTTGACTGGATTGCAAAACCTAGGGAACACCTGTTTCATGAACAGTGCTCTTCAGTGCCTTGCACATACACCAAAGCTTGTTGATTACTTTCTCGGGGACTACAAGAGAGAAATAAATCATGACAACCCATTGGGAATGAAT GGAGAAATTGCCTCTGCTTTTGGTGAGCTTCTGAAGAAATTATGGGCTCCTGGAGCGAGTCCTGTGGCACCTAGAGCATTCAAAGTACAGCTCGCTCATTTTGCTCCTCAATTCAGCGGCTTCAATCAGCATGATTCTCAG GAGGTCTTAGCTTTTCTATTGGATGGACTCCATGAAGATCTGAACCGCGTTAAGAATAAACCTTATGTTGAAGCTAAGGATGGAGATGATCGTCCAGATGAAGAGATCGCTGATGAATACTGGAACTATCATCGGGCTCGTAATGATTCCATCATAGTGGACGTGTGCCAA GGTCAATATCGTTCCACATTGGTCTGTCCTGTTTGCAAAAAGGTCTCCATCACGTTTGATCCATTCATGTATTTGTCACTGCCTCTGCCATCTACATCTATGAGGTCGATGACTCTCACAGTTATAAAAAGTGGCAGTGATCTTCAGATATCTACATTTACAATCACTGTTCCCAAGGATGGAAAGCTTGAAGATCTAATTCGTGCTTTGAGTGCTGCATGCTCTTTGGAGGCTGATGAGACCCTTTTGGTGGCTGAG ATATACAACAACCGCATTATACGTTATCTTGAGGAGCCAGCCGATTCATTATCTTTAATAAGAGATGGTGACCGACTTGTTGCTTATCGGTTGCACAAGGGTACCAAAGAAGCCCCCTTGGTTATGTTTACACATCAACAGATTGATGA GCATTACACATACGGGAAGCTGACTTCAAATTGGAAGGCATTTGGTATTCCACTTGCCGcacattatagagttcttaaaGGATCTGATGTCTGTAGTCTTTATCTGCAGTTACTTACACCATTCTTAGTCCAAAATAGAGCCCAGGCGGATGAACATAACTTTGATAGAAGTTCTACTGAAGTATGTATAGACATGGAACCTGATGACAAAAGAGTTAATGGGTTTCCAGAAAGCATTGCTGAGGAAAATGTTGCCGAACATTTGGATATGGAATTTCATTTTTACATATCAGATGATAAGGCAATCGCTAAAGGGCCTGAGATTGTAATGAATGAGCCATTACAGTCCACAGATATCCCTGGACGGTTAAATGTACTTGTAAATTGGTCACCAAAAATGCTTGAAAAATACAATACAAGCCTTTTCAGCTCACTGCCAGAAGTTTTCAAATCTGGTTTTTTTGGCAAACGACCTCAAGATTCTGTCTCCCTGTATAAATGTCTTGAGGCGTTTCTGAAGGAAGAGCCTCTAGGGCCAGAAGATATGTG GTTCTGCCCTGGATGTAAGGAGCATCGCCAAGCCACCAAGAAGTTGGATCTTTGGAGACTGCCGGAAATTCTGGTCATCCACCTGAAGAGGTTCTCATATAGCCGGTTTCTGAAAAACAAGTTGGAGACATATGTTGACTTCCCCACTCATGATCTAGATTTATCCTCATATATGGCCTACAAGGATGGAAAATCTTCCTATCAGTATATGCTTTATGCAATTAGCAACCATTATGGAAGCATGGGAGGGGGTCACTACACTGCGTTTGTTCAT CAAGGTGCTGATCGGTGGTATGACTTCGATGACAGCCATGTGTCTCCCATCAGCAAAGACAAGATCAAAACCTCGGCGGCCTATGTTCTGTTTTATAGACGAGTTGAAGAAACCTAA